Proteins from a genomic interval of Gossypium hirsutum isolate 1008001.06 chromosome A09, Gossypium_hirsutum_v2.1, whole genome shotgun sequence:
- the LOC107930260 gene encoding MYG1 exonuclease isoform X1: MWAITRGGFYRKLLNFPKTISRPLMGTSNLIRVSSLAYSTGSPNDVPSKRVGTHSGSFHCDEALGCFMICLTNKFSNSEIVRTRDPKVLEGFDAVLDVGGVYDPSRDRYDHHQKGFEEVFGHGFNTKLSSAGLVYKHFGKEIIAKELQLGEDHPDVQRLFLAIYKNFMEAIDAIDNGINQFDTDKPPRYVNNTNLSSRVGRLNLDWLDHNQSPEKENEDFQQAMALAGSEFLDSVRFHAKSWLPARSIVMECIADRYDTDPSGEIMVFKRFTPWKLHIFELEEEMKVDPPIKYVLYEDDRGK; encoded by the exons ATGTGGGCAATTACAAGAGGAGGGTTTTACCGGAAACTTCTCAACTTTCCCAAAACCATCTCCCGCCCTCTCATGGGTACCTCCAATCTCATTAGGGTGTCTTCCCTGGCTTACTCCACTGGCTCCCCCAACGATGTGCCTTCTAAGCGCGTTGGCACTCACAGCGGCAGCTTTCACTGTGACGAGGCTCTTGGCTGCTTCATGATTTGTCTCACTAACAAGTTCTCCAACTCCGAGATTGTCCGTACCAGAGACCCCAAG GTATTGGAGGGTTTTGATGCTGTGCTTGATGTTGGAGGCGTATATGATCCAAGTCGTGATCGGTATGATCATCACCAGAAAGGATTTGAGGAGGTCTTCGGCCATGGATTTAATACAAAGCTTAGCAGTGCCGGGCTTGTTTATAAG CATTTCGGCAAAGAGATAATAGCTAAAGAGCTTCAACTCGGTGAAGACCACCCAGATGTGCAAAGATTGTTTCTGGCCATTTACAAAAACTTCATGGAG GCAATTGATGCGATTGACAATGGAATCAACCAGTTTGATACCGACAAGCCTCCGAGATATGTGAACAATACCAACTTATCCTCTAGGGTTGGAAGATTAAATTTAGACTGGTTGGATCACAATCAATCACCTGAGAAAGAGAATGAGGATTTCCAACAAGCAATGGCTTTAGCTGGTAGTGAGTTCTTAGAT AGTGTCCGGTTTCATGCAAAATCTTGGTTACCAGCAAGGTCAATTGTGATGGAGTGTATTGCAGATAGATATGATACAGACCCTAGCGGTGAAATTATGGTTTTTAAAAGGTTTACCCCT TGGAAGCTTCACATATTTGAGCTCGAGGAAGAGATGAAGGTTGATCCTCCTATTAAGTACGTTCTTTATGAG GATGATAGGGGCAAATGA
- the LOC107930260 gene encoding MYG1 exonuclease isoform X2, with product MWAITRGGFYRKLLNFPKTISRPLMGTSNLIRVSSLAYSTGSPNDVPSKRVGTHSGSFHCDEALGCFMICLTNKFSNSEIVRTRDPKVLEGFDAVLDVGGVYDPSRDRYDHHQKGFEEVFGHGFNTKLSSAGLVYKHFGKEIIAKELQLGEDHPDVQRLFLAIYKNFMEAIDAIDNGINQFDTDKPPRYVNNTNLSSRVGRLNLDWLDHNQSPEKENEDFQQAMALAGSEFLDSVRFHAKSWLPARSIVMECIADRYDTDPSGEIMVFKSGSFTYLSSRKR from the exons ATGTGGGCAATTACAAGAGGAGGGTTTTACCGGAAACTTCTCAACTTTCCCAAAACCATCTCCCGCCCTCTCATGGGTACCTCCAATCTCATTAGGGTGTCTTCCCTGGCTTACTCCACTGGCTCCCCCAACGATGTGCCTTCTAAGCGCGTTGGCACTCACAGCGGCAGCTTTCACTGTGACGAGGCTCTTGGCTGCTTCATGATTTGTCTCACTAACAAGTTCTCCAACTCCGAGATTGTCCGTACCAGAGACCCCAAG GTATTGGAGGGTTTTGATGCTGTGCTTGATGTTGGAGGCGTATATGATCCAAGTCGTGATCGGTATGATCATCACCAGAAAGGATTTGAGGAGGTCTTCGGCCATGGATTTAATACAAAGCTTAGCAGTGCCGGGCTTGTTTATAAG CATTTCGGCAAAGAGATAATAGCTAAAGAGCTTCAACTCGGTGAAGACCACCCAGATGTGCAAAGATTGTTTCTGGCCATTTACAAAAACTTCATGGAG GCAATTGATGCGATTGACAATGGAATCAACCAGTTTGATACCGACAAGCCTCCGAGATATGTGAACAATACCAACTTATCCTCTAGGGTTGGAAGATTAAATTTAGACTGGTTGGATCACAATCAATCACCTGAGAAAGAGAATGAGGATTTCCAACAAGCAATGGCTTTAGCTGGTAGTGAGTTCTTAGAT AGTGTCCGGTTTCATGCAAAATCTTGGTTACCAGCAAGGTCAATTGTGATGGAGTGTATTGCAGATAGATATGATACAGACCCTAGCGGTGAAATTATGGTTTTTAAAAG TGGAAGCTTCACATATTTGAGCTCGAGGAAGAGATGA
- the LOC107930260 gene encoding MYG1 exonuclease isoform X3 translates to MWAITRGGFYRKLLNFPKTISRPLMGTSNLIRVSSLAYSTGSPNDVPSKRVGTHSGSFHCDEALGCFMICLTNKFSNSEIVRTRDPKVLEGFDAVLDVGGVYDPSRDRYDHHQKGFEEVFGHGFNTKLSSAGLVYKHFGKEIIAKELQLGEDHPDVQRLFLAIYKNFMEAIDAIDNGINQFDTDKPPRYVNNTNLSSRVGRLNLDWLDHNQSPEKENEDFQQAMALAGSEFLDWKLHIFELEEEMKVDPPIKYVLYEDDRGK, encoded by the exons ATGTGGGCAATTACAAGAGGAGGGTTTTACCGGAAACTTCTCAACTTTCCCAAAACCATCTCCCGCCCTCTCATGGGTACCTCCAATCTCATTAGGGTGTCTTCCCTGGCTTACTCCACTGGCTCCCCCAACGATGTGCCTTCTAAGCGCGTTGGCACTCACAGCGGCAGCTTTCACTGTGACGAGGCTCTTGGCTGCTTCATGATTTGTCTCACTAACAAGTTCTCCAACTCCGAGATTGTCCGTACCAGAGACCCCAAG GTATTGGAGGGTTTTGATGCTGTGCTTGATGTTGGAGGCGTATATGATCCAAGTCGTGATCGGTATGATCATCACCAGAAAGGATTTGAGGAGGTCTTCGGCCATGGATTTAATACAAAGCTTAGCAGTGCCGGGCTTGTTTATAAG CATTTCGGCAAAGAGATAATAGCTAAAGAGCTTCAACTCGGTGAAGACCACCCAGATGTGCAAAGATTGTTTCTGGCCATTTACAAAAACTTCATGGAG GCAATTGATGCGATTGACAATGGAATCAACCAGTTTGATACCGACAAGCCTCCGAGATATGTGAACAATACCAACTTATCCTCTAGGGTTGGAAGATTAAATTTAGACTGGTTGGATCACAATCAATCACCTGAGAAAGAGAATGAGGATTTCCAACAAGCAATGGCTTTAGCTGGTAGTGAGTTCTTAGAT TGGAAGCTTCACATATTTGAGCTCGAGGAAGAGATGAAGGTTGATCCTCCTATTAAGTACGTTCTTTATGAG GATGATAGGGGCAAATGA
- the LOC107930193 gene encoding dof zinc finger protein DOF1.8 isoform X1 — MDTALWPQEIVTNACSKPADLERKAAAKPQKQQALNCPRCNSMNTKFCYYNNYSLRQPRYFCKTCRRYWTEGGSLRNIPVGGCSRKNKRPSSSSNKLPDLVNNPKIHGGQDLNLAYPVSEVYTTSMSEFVEVPDSSVENNKKEIPPSLFPRCHVSALELVTGMSSKGSDPFIPMPVPDPNTVYTPGFPLQEYKPMLNFCVDEVEETNGRLLFPFQDLKQTTDNEDNKEQGDSSAGFWNGMLGGASWILR, encoded by the exons ATGGATACTGCTCTATGGCCACAG GAAATTGTCACAAATGCATGTTCAAAACCTGCAGATTTAGAGAGAAAAGCTGCTGCTAAGCCTCAGAAACAACAAGCTTTGAACTGTCCCAGGTGCAATTCAATGAACACCAAGTTCTGTTATTACAACAATTACAGTCTCAGACAACCTAGGTACTTTTGCAAGACTTGTCGAAGGTACTGGACTGAAGGCGGTTCTCTCAGGAACATCCCTGTCGGAGGTTGttcaagaaaaaacaaaagaccATCATCATCATCCAACAAGCTTCCTGATTTGGTTAATAACCCTAAGATCCATGGAGGCCAAGATCTCAACTTAGCTTACCCAGTTAGTGAAGTTTACACCACAAGTATGTCTGAATTTGTTGAAGTCCCTGATAGTAGTGTAGAAAACAATAAGAAGGAAATTCCTCCTTCATTGTTCCCTAGATGTCATGTTTCAGCTTTGGAGTTGGTTACTGGAATGTCATCCAAGGGGTCGGATCCTTTCATTCCCATGCCAGTTCCAGATCCAAACACAGTTTATACGCCTGGGTTTCCTTTGCAAGAGTATAAACCAATGTTAAATTTCTGTGTGGACGAGGTTGAAGAGACAAATGGGAGGCTACTGTTTCCGTTTCAAGATCTGAAGCAAACAACTGATAATGAAGATAATAAGGAACAAGGAGATTCATCAGCTGGATTTTGGAATGGGATGTTAGGTGGAGCATCATG GATATTAAGGTGA
- the LOC107930193 gene encoding dof zinc finger protein DOF3.7 isoform X3 codes for MNTKFCYYNNYSLRQPRYFCKTCRRYWTEGGSLRNIPVGGCSRKNKRPSSSSNKLPDLVNNPKIHGGQDLNLAYPVSEVYTTSMSEFVEVPDSSVENNKKEIPPSLFPRCHVSALELVTGMSSKGSDPFIPMPVPDPNTVYTPGFPLQEYKPMLNFCVDEVEETNGRLLFPFQDLKQTTDNEDNKEQGDSSAGFWNGMLGGASWILR; via the exons ATGAACACCAAGTTCTGTTATTACAACAATTACAGTCTCAGACAACCTAGGTACTTTTGCAAGACTTGTCGAAGGTACTGGACTGAAGGCGGTTCTCTCAGGAACATCCCTGTCGGAGGTTGttcaagaaaaaacaaaagaccATCATCATCATCCAACAAGCTTCCTGATTTGGTTAATAACCCTAAGATCCATGGAGGCCAAGATCTCAACTTAGCTTACCCAGTTAGTGAAGTTTACACCACAAGTATGTCTGAATTTGTTGAAGTCCCTGATAGTAGTGTAGAAAACAATAAGAAGGAAATTCCTCCTTCATTGTTCCCTAGATGTCATGTTTCAGCTTTGGAGTTGGTTACTGGAATGTCATCCAAGGGGTCGGATCCTTTCATTCCCATGCCAGTTCCAGATCCAAACACAGTTTATACGCCTGGGTTTCCTTTGCAAGAGTATAAACCAATGTTAAATTTCTGTGTGGACGAGGTTGAAGAGACAAATGGGAGGCTACTGTTTCCGTTTCAAGATCTGAAGCAAACAACTGATAATGAAGATAATAAGGAACAAGGAGATTCATCAGCTGGATTTTGGAATGGGATGTTAGGTGGAGCATCATG GATATTAAGGTGA
- the LOC107930193 gene encoding dof zinc finger protein DOF1.8 isoform X2, whose translation MDTALWPQEIVTNACSKPADLERKAAAKPQKQQALNCPRCNSMNTKFCYYNNYSLRQPRYFCKTCRRYWTEGGSLRNIPVGGCSRKNKRPSSSSNKLPDLVNNPKIHGGQDLNLAYPVSEVYTTSMSEFVEVPDSSVENNKKEIPPSLFPRCHVSALELVTGMSSKGSDPFIPMPVPDPNTVYTPGFPLQEYKPMLNFCVDEVEETNGRLLFPFQDLKQTTDNEDNKEQGDSSAGFWNGMLGGASW comes from the exons ATGGATACTGCTCTATGGCCACAG GAAATTGTCACAAATGCATGTTCAAAACCTGCAGATTTAGAGAGAAAAGCTGCTGCTAAGCCTCAGAAACAACAAGCTTTGAACTGTCCCAGGTGCAATTCAATGAACACCAAGTTCTGTTATTACAACAATTACAGTCTCAGACAACCTAGGTACTTTTGCAAGACTTGTCGAAGGTACTGGACTGAAGGCGGTTCTCTCAGGAACATCCCTGTCGGAGGTTGttcaagaaaaaacaaaagaccATCATCATCATCCAACAAGCTTCCTGATTTGGTTAATAACCCTAAGATCCATGGAGGCCAAGATCTCAACTTAGCTTACCCAGTTAGTGAAGTTTACACCACAAGTATGTCTGAATTTGTTGAAGTCCCTGATAGTAGTGTAGAAAACAATAAGAAGGAAATTCCTCCTTCATTGTTCCCTAGATGTCATGTTTCAGCTTTGGAGTTGGTTACTGGAATGTCATCCAAGGGGTCGGATCCTTTCATTCCCATGCCAGTTCCAGATCCAAACACAGTTTATACGCCTGGGTTTCCTTTGCAAGAGTATAAACCAATGTTAAATTTCTGTGTGGACGAGGTTGAAGAGACAAATGGGAGGCTACTGTTTCCGTTTCAAGATCTGAAGCAAACAACTGATAATGAAGATAATAAGGAACAAGGAGATTCATCAGCTGGATTTTGGAATGGGATGTTAGGTGGAGCATCATGGTAA